Proteins encoded together in one uncultured Methanobrevibacter sp. window:
- a CDS encoding CopG family transcriptional regulator has translation MSKRIQVNFTDEQYDLLQKLKGELGSSDSDVVKNITISWLTEKSFISTTLKEKLFGE, from the coding sequence ATGAGTAAAAGAATACAAGTTAATTTCACTGATGAACAGTATGACCTTCTTCAAAAGCTCAAGGGAGAGCTTGGAAGTAGCGATTCAGATGTTGTAAAAAATATAACTATATCTTGGCTTACAGAAAAGTCATTCATATCAACAACATTAAAAGAAAAATTATTTGGAGAATAA
- a CDS encoding transcriptional regulator: MEFSDEMLKEMSYVKISKYRTKVMKSLVGEVKIPTVIAKDSEIRPNHISKVLAELKAHELVECINPEVRKGRLYRLTDKGDELVKNID, from the coding sequence ATGGAATTTTCAGATGAAATGTTAAAAGAAATGAGTTATGTAAAGATTTCTAAGTACAGAACTAAAGTAATGAAATCTTTAGTGGGTGAAGTTAAAATACCGACTGTCATTGCTAAAGATTCAGAAATTAGACCAAATCATATTTCAAAAGTTCTAGCGGAATTAAAAGCACATGAACTTGTTGAATGCATCAATCCGGAAGTTAGAAAAGGTAGATTGTATAGGTTGACTGATAAAGGCGACGAGTTAGTTAAAAACATTGATTAA
- a CDS encoding very short patch repair endonuclease, translating into MVDKFSKETRSYVMSRIKGKDTKPEILVRSYLFSKGLRFRKNDKRYPGSPDVVLPKYRTIVFVHGCFWHLHDGCKYAKMPKSNVDYWEKKLYRNRERDEHNQKELEEMGWNVITVWECELKKDKRDQTLEELYVQITSKN; encoded by the coding sequence ATGGTAGACAAATTTAGCAAGGAGACTCGTAGTTATGTCATGTCACGGATTAAGGGCAAAGACACCAAACCTGAAATTCTTGTTCGTAGCTATCTGTTTTCGAAAGGTCTGAGATTCCGAAAAAATGACAAAAGATATCCTGGCAGTCCTGATGTTGTACTTCCAAAATACAGGACAATTGTATTTGTTCATGGATGTTTCTGGCATCTCCATGATGGATGCAAATATGCAAAAATGCCAAAATCCAATGTTGATTACTGGGAGAAGAAACTTTACAGAAACAGGGAACGTGATGAACACAATCAGAAAGAACTTGAAGAAATGGGTTGGAATGTCATCACTGTGTGGGAGTGCGAATTGAAAAAAGACAAACGTGATCAGACGCTTGAGGAATTATATGTCCAAATAACCTCTAAAAACTGA
- a CDS encoding DUF262 domain-containing protein, translated as MNAKSTKINEFFQGRKQHIIPIHQRKYSWTKNEECKQLFDDILTSGQTPLEYNEKMGEYEEIPHYLGAIVYKDISKSGESLIKRVVEDGQQRITTLTLLVLAMVENIKKHPKACAIKDINNVDQLLEDYVINPYSKGEEYYKLILNESDKNDLKELIDMIVSGESIDSKKIKMHNTSNIFANFNFFRSKINKNNINDLYQGLLRLQIIEIYLERYDIDQVIYETLNSTGKSLSIVDRVRNYLLMGLPPEEQTELYEHYWRSMEILFEEYNPIYFDRFIRYYCIMKLKRGVKTVNVYRDFKKLTNNYKDATLIVKELYKYAKYFINIHFDEEDEEDLKYLFKDFSESNPMEFSPFLLKIYAAYEDGKISKEEFVNVIKLLDSYLMRRGLCGLSGNTGSDGTVVRIMRVVDIDDLVNSFSEFLLSIKGNLRFLSDETVRETLMNKDFCLFKRNRFVLNKLANDGKNTHVDFSDLKIVRLKVDSDIDEMYLTKIGNLTLEEIDLCMDVDAESDEEFIDKRSELLIDKIIDIWSFPTLS; from the coding sequence ATGAATGCGAAAAGTACAAAAATTAATGAATTCTTCCAAGGAAGAAAACAACATATAATACCTATACATCAAAGAAAGTATAGTTGGACTAAGAACGAAGAATGTAAACAGCTTTTTGACGATATATTGACCAGTGGCCAAACACCATTAGAATACAACGAAAAAATGGGCGAATATGAAGAAATCCCACATTATCTTGGAGCTATTGTATACAAAGATATAAGTAAAAGTGGTGAATCTTTAATTAAAAGAGTTGTCGAAGATGGACAGCAAAGAATTACTACATTAACCTTATTAGTATTGGCTATGGTAGAAAATATTAAAAAGCATCCTAAAGCTTGTGCAATTAAAGATATTAATAATGTTGATCAATTACTTGAAGACTATGTTATTAATCCTTACTCAAAAGGAGAGGAATATTATAAATTAATTCTTAATGAGAGTGATAAAAACGATCTTAAAGAATTAATTGATATGATTGTTTCTGGCGAAAGTATTGATTCAAAAAAGATTAAAATGCATAATACAAGCAATATTTTTGCTAATTTTAATTTCTTTAGATCTAAAATTAATAAAAATAATATTAATGATTTATATCAGGGGTTACTTAGATTACAAATAATTGAAATTTATCTAGAAAGATATGATATTGACCAAGTAATTTATGAAACTTTAAATTCAACTGGAAAATCTTTAAGTATTGTGGATCGTGTTAGAAATTATTTGTTAATGGGGTTACCTCCTGAAGAGCAAACTGAATTATATGAACATTATTGGAGGAGTATGGAAATATTATTTGAAGAGTATAATCCAATATACTTTGATAGGTTCATAAGATATTATTGCATCATGAAACTTAAAAGGGGCGTAAAAACTGTTAATGTTTATAGGGATTTCAAAAAACTCACAAATAACTATAAAGATGCCACTTTGATTGTTAAGGAATTATATAAATATGCTAAATATTTTATTAATATTCATTTTGATGAAGAAGATGAAGAAGATTTAAAATATTTATTTAAAGATTTTAGTGAATCCAATCCGATGGAATTTTCACCATTCCTTTTGAAAATATATGCTGCATATGAAGATGGAAAAATTTCAAAAGAAGAATTTGTTAATGTTATTAAATTATTAGATTCTTACCTTATGAGAAGGGGCCTTTGTGGTTTAAGTGGAAATACAGGTTCTGATGGTACCGTTGTTAGGATAATGAGGGTTGTAGACATAGATGATCTTGTGAATTCTTTTTCCGAGTTCCTTTTAAGTATTAAAGGAAATTTAAGATTCCTATCAGATGAAACAGTCAGGGAAACACTTATGAATAAGGATTTCTGTTTATTTAAAAGAAATAGATTCGTATTAAATAAATTGGCTAATGATGGTAAAAATACTCATGTTGATTTTTCTGATTTGAAAATTGTTAGGCTTAAAGTTGATTCTGATATCGATGAGATGTATCTAACTAAAATTGGTAATTTAACTCTTGAAGAAATAGATTTGTGCATGGATGTTGATGCGGAATCTGATGAAGAGTTTATTGATAAAAGAAGCGAGTTGCTTATCGATAAAATTATTGATATATGGAGTTTTCCAACTTTATCTTAA
- a CDS encoding DNA cytosine methyltransferase → MKKKMISLFTGAGGLDWGFHNSNNYELVIANEILKPHLKTYADNHKIKLIDIKEYNNDDDVAVCGDIHELSVPLKTDIIMGGPPCQDFSVLRGSDNRAGFTVRRGKLYEQYLRIIESTNPDVFVFENVVGMVSANKGAAYEAIQDDFKDAGYDLVFNDILNMSNIGVPQARKRLIIIGINKKLKIDENKAKDIINKYLCNPILEKYPLVPLEVFEGKILTDLQDSYVSIMKKYSDCMNGIDNEYSEKWKSEYESLTFDIKEDYLTNNNVQDYDDAEFDHAMKEHENILKILGYYGRKVDEQTFIDDTNNRGRKNRKVTERMHHIPPYYNFKAVDNTEWKVKGLMSNIYKRIHPLKPSPTVIAYGGGGTGGYHYEYDRQGLTNRERARLQTFPDNYIFNGKTTEIRAQIGEAVPPLASYWIEKVVHDILNL, encoded by the coding sequence ATGAAAAAGAAAATGATTAGTTTATTTACAGGTGCTGGGGGTCTTGATTGGGGATTTCACAACAGCAATAATTATGAACTTGTAATAGCTAATGAAATCTTAAAACCTCACCTGAAAACATATGCAGACAATCATAAGATAAAATTGATTGACATTAAAGAGTATAACAATGATGATGACGTAGCTGTTTGTGGAGATATACATGAATTAAGCGTTCCATTAAAAACAGACATCATCATGGGAGGTCCGCCATGCCAGGACTTTTCTGTTTTAAGGGGCAGTGACAACAGGGCAGGTTTCACTGTTAGACGTGGAAAATTATATGAGCAATATCTAAGAATTATAGAATCAACCAATCCAGATGTGTTTGTTTTTGAGAACGTCGTTGGAATGGTTTCAGCCAATAAAGGTGCAGCTTATGAAGCCATCCAAGATGACTTTAAAGATGCAGGATATGATTTAGTTTTTAATGATATTTTAAACATGTCAAATATAGGAGTTCCACAAGCTAGAAAAAGATTAATCATAATAGGCATTAATAAAAAGCTTAAAATCGATGAAAATAAAGCTAAAGATATAATTAATAAATATCTCTGCAATCCTATTCTTGAAAAATATCCATTAGTCCCATTAGAAGTATTCGAGGGTAAAATATTAACTGACCTTCAGGATTCTTATGTTAGTATAATGAAGAAGTATTCTGATTGCATGAATGGCATCGATAATGAATATTCAGAAAAATGGAAAAGCGAATATGAATCTTTAACTTTTGATATAAAAGAGGATTATTTGACTAATAACAATGTTCAAGATTATGATGATGCAGAATTTGATCATGCCATGAAAGAACATGAAAATATACTTAAGATATTGGGCTATTATGGCAGAAAAGTTGATGAACAAACATTTATTGATGATACCAACAATAGGGGACGTAAAAATAGGAAAGTTACAGAAAGGATGCACCACATCCCTCCGTATTATAATTTTAAGGCTGTTGACAATACTGAATGGAAAGTCAAAGGTTTAATGAGCAATATTTATAAAAGAATTCATCCATTAAAACCTTCCCCAACGGTGATTGCCTATGGTGGGGGAGGAACTGGAGGTTATCATTATGAATATGATAGGCAGGGGTTAACTAATCGTGAAAGAGCCAGATTGCAGACATTCCCTGATAATTATATATTTAATGGTAAAACTACGGAGATTAGGGCTCAAATTGGAGAAGCAGTTCCTCCATTGGCCAGTTATTGGATTGAAAAAGTTGTTCATGATATTTTGAATTTATAG